From a single Brassica oleracea var. oleracea cultivar TO1000 chromosome C5, BOL, whole genome shotgun sequence genomic region:
- the LOC106344491 gene encoding uncharacterized mitochondrial protein AtMg00810-like — translation MLITGNNNTLLRRFLTAIASRFSLKDLRDMSFFLGVEATRNSRGFHLMQKKYVIDLLKRTNMLDAHPVSSPMTPTPKLSLKSGTPLINPSEYRMVLCSLQYLAFTRPDIAYVVNRLSQFMHKPTDIPWQAVKRILRYLAGTPAHGILIRANSPTTLHAYSDAYWAGDIDDYLSTTAYVVYFGGNPISWSSKKQKDIPVIYCDNIGATHLAANPVFHSRMKHIALDFHFIRDNVQSGALRVTHLSTRDQLADALTKPLTSIQFTEIMHKIGVTQVPPS, via the exons ATGCTCATCACTGGAAACAACAACACTCTTCTCCGACGTTTTCTCACCGCCATTGCTTCACGATTCTCGTTGAAAGACTTGAGGGATATGAGTTTTTTTCTCGGTGTCGAGGCAACAAGGAACTCCCGTGGGTTTCATCTGATGCAGAAGAAGTATGTGATTGATCTTCTCAAGCGCACAAACATGCTTGATGCTCATCCTGTCTCGTCTCCAATGACTCCTACACCGAAGCTGTCTCTTAAGTCAGGCACTCCTCTGATCAATCCAAGTGAGTATAGAATGGTTCTTTGCAGTCTCCAATACCTTGCCTTCACGCGACCAGACATTGCGTATGTTGTTAACCGATTGTCCCAGTTCATGCATAAGCCGACAGACATTCCCTGGCAGGCTGTCAAACGAATCTTGCGTTATCTTGCAGGCACCCCTGCTCATGGTATTCTCATCCGCGCCAACTCTCCGACCACTCTACATGCTTACTCAGATGCATATTGGGCTGGTGATATTGATGATTATCTCTCTACCACTGCTTATGTTGTTTACTTTGGGGGCAATCCGATATCTTGGTCTTCAAAGAAACAAAAAG ATATACCTGTCATCTACTGTGACAATATCGGTGCTACACACTTGGCTGCAAACCCGGTTTTCCACTCCAGAATGAAACATATTGCGTTGGACTTTCACTTCATTCGTGACAATGTACAATCTGGAGCTTTGCGTGTTACACACTTGTCTACCAGAGACCAGCTAGCCGATGCCTTAACGAAGCCACTTACGAGCATTCAATTTACAGAGATCATGCACAAGATTGGTGTTACTCAAGTACCTCCATCTTGA
- the LOC106293865 gene encoding increased DNA methylation 3-like isoform X1 has translation MSPCKRKNEEEAVAAVCLISKAPEGISLDIPQRKGKDEQECSREETSTGLVSYQDCNSYAEPPDTCKRKKYDEEETDAAHASCGIIISKTPERSRETYKKRRFKDSSTASLVERDRTDESTSLSLVCVPPGMKECDAEPVVTTTGTASKVTLGPSIGVVDIVVNKSAYFLQVALPGVCKDSGEFSCEIESDGKVILEGSTTKGCKTIKRHSLVFKMNIRKLCPPGPFRLSFSLPGPVDPRLFSPNFRSDGIFEAVVIRQENFI, from the exons ATGAGTCCGTGCAAAAGAAAGAATGAGGAGGAAGCAGTTGCTGCTGTTTGTCTGATCAGTAAAGCCCCAGAAGGAATCTCATTGGACATACCACAAAGAAAGGGGAAGGATGAGCAGGAGTGTTCAAGAGAAGAAACGTCCACTGGACTTGTCTCTTACCAAGACTGTAACTCATATGCAGAGCCTCCAGACACATGCAAGAGAAAGAAATATGATGAAGAAGAAACCGATGCTGCTCATGCTTCTTGCGGAATCATCATCAGTAAAACCCCAGAAAGATCTCGGGAGACTTACAAGAAAAGACGGTTCAAGGACTCATCAACGGCTTCTCTTGTGGAAAGAGACAGAACAGATGAATCCACCAGTCTGTCACTTGTATGCGTTCCTCCAGGGATGAAGGAATGTGATGCAGAACCGGTGGTTACAACCACCGGAACCGCAAGTAAAGTAACTTTAGGACCATCCATTGGTGTTGTCGACATTGTTGTCAATAAATCTGCTTACTTCTTGCAGGTTGCTTTGCCCGGTGTCTGCAAAGACTCCG GTGAGTTCAGCTGTGAGATTGAGTCAGATGGAAAGGTTATACTGGAGGGATCAACTACGAAAGGATGCAAAACGATCAAAAGGCATTCTCTGGTTTTCAAGATGAATATCCGGAAGCTGTGTCCGCCTGGACCGTTCAGGCTGTCCTTTAGCCTCCCAGGACCAGTTGATCCGCGGCTATTCTCTCCTAACTTCCGATCAGATGGTATCTTTGAAGCTGTCGTCATCAGACAGGAAAACTTTATCTAG
- the LOC106293865 gene encoding increased DNA methylation 3-like isoform X2 has translation MSPCKRKNEEEAVAAVCLISKAPEGISLDIPQRKGKDEQECSREETSTGLVSYQDCNSYAEPPDTCKRKKYDEEETDAAHASCGIIISKTPERSRETYKKRRFKDSSTASLVERDRTDESTSLSLVCVPPGMKECDAEPVVTTTGTASCFARCLQRLR, from the exons ATGAGTCCGTGCAAAAGAAAGAATGAGGAGGAAGCAGTTGCTGCTGTTTGTCTGATCAGTAAAGCCCCAGAAGGAATCTCATTGGACATACCACAAAGAAAGGGGAAGGATGAGCAGGAGTGTTCAAGAGAAGAAACGTCCACTGGACTTGTCTCTTACCAAGACTGTAACTCATATGCAGAGCCTCCAGACACATGCAAGAGAAAGAAATATGATGAAGAAGAAACCGATGCTGCTCATGCTTCTTGCGGAATCATCATCAGTAAAACCCCAGAAAGATCTCGGGAGACTTACAAGAAAAGACGGTTCAAGGACTCATCAACGGCTTCTCTTGTGGAAAGAGACAGAACAGATGAATCCACCAGTCTGTCACTTGTATGCGTTCCTCCAGGGATGAAGGAATGTGATGCAGAACCGGTGGTTACAACCACCGGAACCGCAA GTTGCTTTGCCCGGTGTCTGCAAAGACTCCG GTGA
- the LOC106296103 gene encoding RNA-binding protein 24-like isoform X1, whose amino-acid sequence MAFHYSISPFGDTTYTKVFVGGLAWETHSDTLRRHFEPFGDILEAVVITDKNTGRSKGYGFVTFRDPEAARRACVDATPIIDGRRANCNLASLGRPRLPMQYAMIPNLPGRIRPPSPYVGGPRGSLFGSHPYQQPSSYSYQQGMMYPYGTSKIVSEDLSPSSICFGQAEVMVTPYGPEYMYSQSQGLYGPYTGQQYLQVYGVPGAVNSPGYQYGQLSQNIPGYTTIQGYSVPGSHIQSPYPSAIAGPSPTQSHVIVQTPQHMQSSGSDQTTG is encoded by the exons ATGGCGTTTCACTACTCGATTTCTCCCTTTGGCGACACAACCTACACCAAGGTCTTTGTTGGTGGCCTTGCCTGGGAGACTCACAGCGACACTCTTCGTCGCCATTTCGAGCCCTTTGGTGACATCCTCGAGGCCGTCGTTATCACCGATAAGAACACTGGTCGATCCAAAGGTTACGGCTTT GTGACTTTCCGAGATCCAGAGGCTGCTAGGAGAGCCTGTGTCGATGCAACACCTATTATAGATGGCAGACGTGCCAACTGTAATCTTGCTTCCCTTGGGAGACCTCGCCTTCCCATGCAGTATGCGATGATACCCAATCTCCCTG GACGGATAAGACCTCCATCCCCATATGTTGGAGGTCCTCGCGGTTCACTCTTTGGAAGCCATCCGTATCAGCAACCATCTTCTTATAGCTACCAGCAAGGAATGATGTACCCTTACGG GACTTCAAAAATAGTATCAGAGGATTTGTCGCCGAGCTCAATTTGTTTTGGACAGGCAGAGGTTAT GGTTACACCATATGGACCTGAATACATGTACTCACAGTCTCAG GGCTTATATGGTCCTTACACAGGGCAACAGTACCTTCAGGTTTATGGAGTACCTGGTGCAGTTAACTCACCTGGCTACCAATACGGACAACTGAGTCAGAATATCCCCGGTTACACTACGATACAAGGGTATTCAGTTCCAGGAAGTCATATTCAATCACCTTACCCTTCAGCTATAGCAGGTCCCTCACCAACGCAGTCCCATGTCATTGTCCAGACTCCTCAACATATGCAGAGTAGTGGTTCTGATCAAACAACAGGGTGA
- the LOC106296103 gene encoding RNA-binding protein 24-like isoform X2, whose translation MAFHYSISPFGDTTYTKVFVGGLAWETHSDTLRRHFEPFGDILEAVVITDKNTGRSKGYGFVTFRDPEAARRACVDATPIIDGRRANCNLASLGRPRLPMQYAMIPNLPGRIRPPSPYVGGPRGSLFGSHPYQQPSSYSYQQGMMYPYGVTPYGPEYMYSQSQGLYGPYTGQQYLQVYGVPGAVNSPGYQYGQLSQNIPGYTTIQGYSVPGSHIQSPYPSAIAGPSPTQSHVIVQTPQHMQSSGSDQTTG comes from the exons ATGGCGTTTCACTACTCGATTTCTCCCTTTGGCGACACAACCTACACCAAGGTCTTTGTTGGTGGCCTTGCCTGGGAGACTCACAGCGACACTCTTCGTCGCCATTTCGAGCCCTTTGGTGACATCCTCGAGGCCGTCGTTATCACCGATAAGAACACTGGTCGATCCAAAGGTTACGGCTTT GTGACTTTCCGAGATCCAGAGGCTGCTAGGAGAGCCTGTGTCGATGCAACACCTATTATAGATGGCAGACGTGCCAACTGTAATCTTGCTTCCCTTGGGAGACCTCGCCTTCCCATGCAGTATGCGATGATACCCAATCTCCCTG GACGGATAAGACCTCCATCCCCATATGTTGGAGGTCCTCGCGGTTCACTCTTTGGAAGCCATCCGTATCAGCAACCATCTTCTTATAGCTACCAGCAAGGAATGATGTACCCTTACGG GGTTACACCATATGGACCTGAATACATGTACTCACAGTCTCAG GGCTTATATGGTCCTTACACAGGGCAACAGTACCTTCAGGTTTATGGAGTACCTGGTGCAGTTAACTCACCTGGCTACCAATACGGACAACTGAGTCAGAATATCCCCGGTTACACTACGATACAAGGGTATTCAGTTCCAGGAAGTCATATTCAATCACCTTACCCTTCAGCTATAGCAGGTCCCTCACCAACGCAGTCCCATGTCATTGTCCAGACTCCTCAACATATGCAGAGTAGTGGTTCTGATCAAACAACAGGGTGA
- the LOC106293986 gene encoding uncharacterized protein LOC106293986, with protein sequence MIELRDRECYLLLFFIVFILAVPCHSHESLFGGKTLYAGKELRKETLPLQSGSRVYRLQGIKSSSWYEVKISYPASIPALFSLQLLRNGEMGLKLKQMRRLLNTEKLIFRTGSFEQVDDKEGMYVLVTVEPEGIVAIPNFKERSFIIYNIVCEEQLFGIAYSCWSVVVLVVLCLVVAVSLPRFLPSYLLIKDGDRKR encoded by the exons ATGATTGAGTTACGCGACAGAGAATGCTATTTGCTGTTGTTTTTTATCGTCTTCATACTTGCTGTGCCTTGCCACAGCCATGAGAGCTT GTTTGGTGGGAAAACTTTATATGCTGGGAAGGAACTACGGAAGGAGACTCTGCCGTTGCAGTCCGGATCTCGGGTTTACAGACTACAAGGGATTAAATCAAGTTCTTGGTATGAAGTCAAGATCTCGTACCCAGCTTCT ATCCCTGCTCTGTTCTCGCTGCAACTCTTGAGGAATGGTGAAATGGGTTTGAAGCTAAAACAGATGAGGAGATTGTTAAACACTGAGAAGTTGATATTCAGAACCGGAAGTTTTGAACAAGTTGACGACAAG GAAGGAATGTATGTTTTGGTGACGGTGGAACCAGAAGGGATCGTAGCTATACCAAATTTCAAAGAACGGTCGTTTATCATTTACAACATAG TTTGTGAAGAACAGCTCTTTGGCATCGCATATTCATGCTGGTCAGTGGTGGTTTTAGTAGTATTGTGTCTTGTTGTCGCGGTGAGTCTTCCTCGGTTTCTCCCATCTTATCTTCTAATCAAAGATGGAGATCGTAAACGTTAA